In a single window of the Rhodothermales bacterium genome:
- a CDS encoding FtsX-like permease family protein gives MKTSNLIKVASKSIRKNKMRTLLTMLGIIIGVGAVIVMVAVGEGARTQIQDQINNLGTNMIVITPGSSSQGGVSHGAQSYNRLSIDDYEKLQREGTMISAASPVVFTRTQAIGGQGNWRSTINGVSDQFAVIRDWELASGVFFDNADLRSMRKVAVLGKTVADNLFPGEDPVGQQVQLRNVPFDIVGVLAEKGQTANGSDQDDVIVVPYTTAQTRLSGWSRIFQILASTYSPADIPAAQEEMRLIMRESHRLAEWDEDDFTIRNQTDLADAAQGTTEVMSILLAAIASISLLVGGIGIMNIMLVSVTERTREIGIRMAIGARGKDVLTQFLIEATVMSILGGLIGIGLGFAGAAILASATGWNTVIAPDMVVVAILFAAVVGIFFGFYPARKAAALDPIEALRYE, from the coding sequence ATGAAAACGTCAAATCTCATCAAAGTGGCGTCGAAGAGTATTCGCAAGAACAAGATGCGGACTCTGCTCACGATGCTCGGTATCATCATCGGTGTGGGCGCCGTGATCGTGATGGTGGCCGTAGGAGAGGGTGCCCGTACACAGATTCAGGACCAGATCAACAATCTGGGTACGAACATGATCGTGATCACGCCCGGGTCGTCGAGCCAGGGCGGCGTCAGCCACGGTGCGCAGAGCTACAACCGGCTCAGTATCGACGACTACGAAAAGCTCCAGCGTGAGGGCACAATGATTTCTGCCGCGTCGCCCGTTGTGTTCACGCGAACCCAGGCGATCGGCGGCCAGGGAAACTGGCGGTCTACGATAAACGGGGTTTCGGACCAGTTTGCGGTGATCAGAGACTGGGAGCTGGCCTCCGGAGTGTTCTTCGACAACGCAGACCTGCGATCGATGCGAAAAGTCGCGGTCCTCGGCAAGACCGTGGCGGACAACCTCTTTCCGGGAGAAGATCCCGTAGGACAACAGGTTCAGCTTAGGAACGTGCCCTTTGATATCGTCGGAGTTCTGGCCGAAAAAGGTCAGACGGCTAACGGTAGCGATCAGGACGATGTCATCGTTGTTCCATACACAACGGCACAGACGAGGCTGAGTGGATGGAGTCGGATTTTTCAGATTCTTGCCAGCACGTACTCGCCTGCGGACATCCCCGCCGCACAGGAAGAAATGCGGCTGATCATGAGGGAGTCACACCGACTCGCCGAGTGGGACGAAGACGACTTCACCATCCGAAATCAGACCGATCTGGCTGACGCCGCACAGGGTACGACAGAGGTCATGTCAATCTTGCTTGCTGCCATCGCGTCGATCTCACTCCTCGTTGGCGGGATCGGCATCATGAACATCATGCTGGTGTCGGTGACCGAGCGGACCCGGGAAATCGGTATTCGCATGGCCATCGGCGCGCGCGGCAAGGACGTGCTCACACAGTTCCTCATCGAGGCGACCGTAATGAGCATCCTGGGCGGTCTGATTGGCATTGGACTTGGCTTCGCCGGCGCAGCAATCCTGGCGTCGGCCACCGGGTGGAACACAGTGATCGCGCCCGACATGGTGGTCGTGGCGATCCTGTTCGCTGCCGTGGTCGGCATCTTCTTCGGCTTCTATCCGGCGCGAAAGGCAGCGGCACTGGATCCGATTGAAGCGTTGCGGTACGAGTAG
- a CDS encoding ABC transporter ATP-binding protein has translation MTSEPVIKIDNVARVYTMGQTQVHALRGLSLTIRAGEMVAIAGASGSGKSTLMNIIGCLDYPTSGAYELDGVRVDTMDRNHLADVRNQKIGFVFQGFNLLPRTSALENVELPLFYDRTHRDLDIKKLATEALERVGLGDRLDHEPSELSGGQQQRVAIARALVTRPTILLADEPTGNLDSRTSVEVMSLFQDLNDAGTTILLVTHERDIIQYARRIVELRDGQVIVDEPITDRAYARVELERLAKLEPVSA, from the coding sequence ATGACATCGGAGCCCGTTATCAAGATTGACAATGTCGCGCGTGTCTACACGATGGGCCAGACGCAGGTCCACGCCTTGCGCGGACTCAGCCTGACGATCCGAGCAGGAGAAATGGTGGCGATCGCCGGTGCATCCGGGTCGGGTAAGTCAACTCTGATGAACATCATCGGCTGCCTGGACTATCCCACATCGGGCGCCTACGAGCTTGACGGCGTCCGCGTCGATACGATGGACCGGAACCATCTGGCCGATGTACGTAATCAAAAGATCGGTTTCGTGTTTCAGGGTTTCAATTTGCTGCCGCGAACGTCTGCACTGGAGAACGTCGAGCTTCCACTCTTTTATGATCGCACGCATCGCGATCTCGACATAAAGAAACTTGCCACGGAGGCGCTCGAGCGTGTGGGACTCGGTGACCGGCTGGACCATGAGCCGAGCGAGTTGTCGGGTGGTCAGCAGCAACGCGTGGCCATCGCCCGGGCACTCGTGACGAGACCCACTATTCTCCTCGCTGACGAGCCGACGGGCAACCTCGACAGTCGCACGTCGGTCGAGGTGATGTCGCTCTTTCAAGACCTGAACGACGCCGGAACCACGATACTGCTTGTGACACATGAGCGTGATATCATCCAGTATGCGCGGCGTATCGTGGAATTGCGCGACGGGCAGGTGATCGTCGATGAACCGATCACTGACCGTGCGTACGCTCGAGTTGAACTCGAGCGGCTCGCTAAACTCGAACCGGTGTCCGCATGA